One Kwoniella pini CBS 10737 chromosome 11, complete sequence DNA segment encodes these proteins:
- a CDS encoding inorganic pyrophosphatase, with the protein MSEYQTRIIGAANTLEHRVFLEKEGKVVSPFHDIPLFADEAKTVLNMVVEVPRWTNAKMEISKEEAFNPIKQDIKKGKLRYVRNCFPHHGYIWNYGAFPQTWEDPNVKHAETGANGDNDPLDVCEIGEAVGYVGQVKQVKVLGIMALLDEGETDWKVLVVDVNDPLAPRLNDIEDVERHLPGLIRATNEWFRIYKIPDGKPENVFAFSGEAKSKKYAVEIIHECHEAWRKLVHGETAASNESYNLAIHNASVKGSKGLVSTSDNVYTSLPADSRKPAGPIDPSIDKSFFISSASA; encoded by the exons atgTCGGAATATCAAACTAGAATCATTGGC GCTGCCAACACCCTCG AACACCGAGTCTTCCTTGAAAAAGAGGGCAAGGTCGTTTCTCCTTTCCA CGATATTCCTCTCTTCGCTGATGAGGCCAAGACTGTCCTCAACA TGGTTGTTGAGGTACCAAGATGGACCAACGCTAAGATGGAAATCTCCAAAGAAGAAGCCTTCAACCCTATCAAGCAAG ATATCAAGAAGGGTAAACTCCGATACGTTAGAAACTGTTTCCCACACCATGGGTACATTTGGAATTACGGAGCTTTCCCTCAAACATGGGAAGACCCAAATGTTAAACACGCTGAAACCGGTGCTAATGGTGATAATGATCCTCTTGATGTTTGTGAAATTGGTGAAGCTGTAGGATACGTTGGACAAGTTAAACAAGTTAAAGTACTTGGTATTATGGCTCttcttgatgaaggtgaaacaGATTGGAAAGTTTTAGTTGTAGATGTCAATGATCCTTTGGCTCCAAGATTAAAcgatattgaagatgttgaaagaCACCTTCCTGGTTTAATTAGAGCTACAAATGAATGGTTCAGAATTTACAAAATCCCTGATGGTAAACCTGAAAACGTTTTTGCTTTCTCCGGTGAAGCTAAATCTAAGAAATACGCTGTTGAAATCATTCATGAATGTCATGAAGCTTGGAGAAAATTAGTTCACGGTGAAACTGCTGCTTCTAACGAATCATACAATTTAGCCAT CCACAACGCCTCCGTCAAAGGATCCAAGGGACTCGTTTCTACCTCCGACAATGTTTATACCTCCCTCCCAGCTGATTCTAGGAAACCTGCCGGACCTATTGATCCTTCCA TCGACAagagcttcttcatctcctccGCTTCTgcttga